The following proteins are co-located in the Silene latifolia isolate original U9 population chromosome 1, ASM4854445v1, whole genome shotgun sequence genome:
- the LOC141652111 gene encoding transcription factor bHLH94-like — MEEPHYDKGDQATIVGGAIQYVKELEQMIHSLEAQKLTSYDTHTTIPVTQLTPNIDDYEHGGNKFTLKSSSAAADVEVTLIETHANLRILFKKNPRQLSKLVSGFQSLRLTILHLSVTTLVPLVLYSFSVKVEERCHLTDIESISQAVHQMLRIIEEDVSSYIVNLLAP, encoded by the exons ATGGAGGAACCACATTACGACAAG GGTGATCAGGCGACAATAGTAGGAGGTGCCATACAATATGTGAAGGAGCTTGAACAAATGATACATTCCCTTGAAGCTCAAAAATTGACAAGTTACGACACTCACACTACAATCCCCGTAACGCAACTCACTCCGAATATTGACGACTATGAGCATGGTGGTAACAAGTTTACCTTAAAAAGTAGCTCAGCAGCAGCTGATGTTGAAGTCACCTTGATCGAAACCCATGCAAATCTACGAATCCTTTTCAAGAAAAACCCGAGACAGTTGTCCAAACTGGTTTCGGGTTTTCAATCACTTCGTCTCACCATCCTTCATCTTAGTGTCACCACCTTGGTGCCGTTAGTCCTGTATTCCTTCAGTGTTAAG GTGGAAGAACGGTGTCATCTGACTGATATAGAAAGTATATCACAGGCAGTTCATCAAATGCTTAGAATAATAGAGGAAGATGTTTCCTCTTACATTGTTAACTTACTAGCTCCATAA
- the LOC141608330 gene encoding 28 kDa ribonucleoprotein, chloroplastic-like, with translation MEAMASIRFSHLHTALPLSSLSIIPKLAHYFIHSSPSSIHLHISNSTPLFPLKSRLYPSNFSSFRPTFELHSSAEGVAVLETPPDKTQDKSQKRKLFVFNFPWSYTPDDLRKVFSECGTVKDAEIIKNKDGKYRGFAFITMSSGEEAQAVVDKFNSKELAGRTITVEFARKLRKPRPQSTVDLPVKETRHKLYVSNLQWKARSSHLREFFSADFNPVSARVVFENPNGRSAGYGFVSFNTREEAEAAIASLNGKELLGRPVTLKFSERTTEVEAANEDEEEKEKQDDSVSPVVEEEVSEAENTS, from the exons CGATTCTCCCACCTCCACACTGCTCTCCCTCTTTCTTCCCTCTCCATCATCCCAAAACTTGCACACTACTTCATACATTCATCACCTTCCTCAATTCACCTTCATATTTCCAATTCTACCCCTCTATTTCCCCTAAAATCCCGCCTCTACCCCTCCAATTTCTCTTCTTTTAGACCTACCTTTGAGCTGCACTCTTCTGCTGAAGGAGTGGCAGTATTGGAAACTCCTCCTGATAAAACCCAAGATAAGTCTCAAAAAAGGAAGCTTTTTGTGTTTAATTTTCCATGGTCTTACACTCCAGATGACTTAAGGAAGGTTTTTAGTGAATGCGGGACTGTTAAGGACGCTGAG ATTATCAAGAATAAAGATGGGAAGTACAGGGGATTTGCTTTCATTACAATGTCATCTGGGGAGGAAGCTCAAGCTGTTGTTGATAAATTCAATTCAAAG GAATTGGCAGGAAGAACTATAACAGTTGAGTTTGCAAGAAAGCTCAGGAAGCCTCGACCTCAATCTACTGTAGATCTTCCTGTCAAAGAGACGCGCCATAAGCTTTATGTATCTAATCTTCAGTGGAAAGCGAGGTCCTCTCATCTCAGGGAATTCTTTTCAGCCGATTTCAACCCTGTTTCAGCTAGGGTTGTGTTTGAGAATCCAAATGGAAGATCTGCTGGATATGGTTTTGTATCATTTAACACGAGGGAAGAAGCAGAGGCTGCGATTGCTTCCTTGAATGGAAAG GAACTATTAGGCCGACCAGTAACCCTAAAATTCAGTGAGAGAACCACTGAAGTGGAGGCTGCAAATGAAGACGaagaggagaaggagaagcaggATGATTCTGTGAGCCCAGTTGTTGAGGAAGAAGTTTCTGAagccgagaacacatcatag